In Streptomyces dengpaensis, the following proteins share a genomic window:
- a CDS encoding UTRA domain-containing protein produces the protein MAEQDEMDWTHPNATPELPPNAPPGTVRVATGTMARFVNAQEAQDFGISTERPCLVIEQVFYDAEDDVLQHTVTVNYSGHPHAIRYQPTPEDLAQRE, from the coding sequence ATGGCGGAGCAGGACGAGATGGACTGGACGCATCCGAACGCCACACCGGAGCTGCCTCCGAACGCGCCCCCGGGCACGGTACGGGTGGCCACGGGCACCATGGCCCGCTTCGTGAACGCCCAGGAGGCGCAGGACTTCGGCATCTCCACCGAGCGGCCCTGCCTGGTGATCGAGCAGGTCTTCTACGACGCCGAGGACGACGTCCTGCAGCACACGGTGACCGTCAACTACAGCGGCCACCCCCACGCGATCCGGTACCAGCCCACGCCGGAGGACCTCGCACAGCGCGAGTAG